Genomic DNA from Pelosinus sp. UFO1:
GAAGGGAAGCCTTTATTTTTAATTTAAAAACACAGTACGACTCCATCGGTTTTCGTTTCCTTATCAATATATTAGGTAAGGATTATGTCTTTTAATACATAGGCAGCTAAATAATTCACTCCAATACATATACTGCTTTGGTATTGGTTAGAATATGCCAACCCCTTGTTGTTGATACCAGATTGCTTTTCCTCGCAAAACATTACCGCCTTCTCCTTTAGGAACACCTGGTATAAACCACAAGTCCCATCGTTCACAGCTAAAGCCAGGTCCATATTTTCCATCGGGATATCCGTTAACTTCATAATCTGGATTAAGGCCATCCATATTATTAGCAGCCTCTGCATGTGTCATTACCCGGTAAATATCAATTGTCAAATCCAATGCTTTGCATAATACAGCGATTACTTGACTCATTGCTTCAATCTGCATTTCTGTAGGAGGCTGATATCCAAGGCTATCTGTTGTCGCATTGTAACAACAAGCTAGGGATATACCAATTGCACCTGTATTACGTTTATATGTATGAGACTTAATTGTATGTAAATTACCACTACTTACATAAATACTAGCATCCTTATCAATATTGATATGATACTCATCAAAAAATTGTCCATAACGCCCGGCTGACCAATGAAGATATAACTTTACATCTCGCCCCACGCTTTGCGCTGCAGACCATAGTTCACTTTTACTCTGTAAAGCCAGCTGATTAAGTTCTAGCAGAGTTACTTTCCTCATCGCATTCCTATCCTCATGCAAATCGGGAGTATCTGTTGATTGCTGCATTTTACGAATTGCAGCAACCTCCGAATCAATAATCCAGCCAATTAGCCCCGTTGGAATTAAAATCTTTTGCCAACCTAAAATTTCATTAATTCGTTGTATAGCTCGATACCGTTTTTCTTCATTTTCCATTTGATCAGCAAATTCATCTAGCAGTAAAATTATACCCCGGATAGCAAGTTTTAGTCTACTGTCCTGCATTTTGGCAAATAGCACGAAAAGTGTCATTGCTAATACCTTGACCGACAAAAGTGCCCCTACAGCCCAGATAATAATTTGCAACTCATTGGAAATCCCCATATTTAACGCCCCCCTTTTTCTTGGTTTCAGTCCAAGCAATCGTCCTTCCATGTATGCTATGTTTCAAGCTTCTTAATTGTGAATCGACTTCTTGATTACTTATTACCAGGAAATATAGTAAGGACATAAAAAAACCGCCATCTGGGCGGTTTTTTTTGCGTTACTCAATTTCTTCAATTGATATTTTTACTGTACTTCCATCTAAGAAATACTCATCTAACATATTCCATAGATCACGGTCGCCTAACATCAATTTTGGCATTTCTGCATCCATGTCCAGTTTTCCTTCTAAAACAATTCGGTTCAAGCCATCGCCCCCAAAATGTTTTTTAATCCTTAATAATAGTAAAAGGTGGCTTACGCCACCTTCGTTATTTTAACAATCTTTTTGCTTTTTTTGTTCTTCTTTTCTTCTATTTTCATTGTTAGCAATTTCTTTTGCAAATTCAAGATTTTTGTTTTCTTTTCGTTGTTCTTTTTGTTTACATTCTTTATTCATATTTATCACCTCCCCAATACTAATATGTCCATAATTAGTATTGAAAAGTAGTGGAAATTATCCCCTGAAAATTATTTCCACTATCAATTATTAAACTACAGTTACTGGTTAGCAAAATAAAAATCCCGTGTTCAATTAGTTATTTTCTTTTTTCCCATGCAAGTCGCTCGAACTAATCCTTGTTTAAAATGATGTCTCATTCTCCTTATAACGAAATCTAAACTAACTCTTTGTCTAGTTACAATAAAAAATACCATTGTTTCACCTATAGCCCAAGTAAAGGCATATGCTAATGCCGCTTTTACCACTAAGGCAGATTGATATGGTATTGATCTTAGAATAAGAGTAGCAATTTCTTTTGAAGCCTTTGCTAAACTAAATAATAAAATAATTTCTAACACATGTTTTAATTGTATTTTTTCACCCATCAGACCTATAATTTCAAACATTAGCTTGATCTCATTAACGGTAAGAACGATGAAATCTGCAAATATTTCTAACGGTGCAACAATCATTCTATGGGGAGCAGGCAAAAAGCTGGGTAATGCAGAGATAAAGACCCAAGCCGCATTTTGAGTAGCTGTCTCTTGAATTTCAATTTTAGCATGCTCAGGACGAAAAACAGGAAAATTATGTGATAGGGTAAATCTTATCCTTTCATGATTAGCTAATATCTGAGATGCTAAGCCAGCGTCGTTGCTATCGAAAATATACACTTCTAAATGATGTTCCTTTACCGCATCGGCTAGACACGGCTCAACAATACAAAAATTTGAAGCTTTTATCAACTTTCCATTGATCTCGCCTCCTGCCGACGTAGGAACAAGTATGAGTCGCTTCATTACCTCTTTTTTATTGTATACATTATAATTTCCATCTATTGGTAAATTCAAAGAGGCATAAGGGAAACTAATCAACCATTTTATCATTTCTTCAATCATTTCCGAAGAACCTATAAGTCCAATTTGAAGATTCTGCTGACATGCTCGATTGATTTTATGCATATTTATTCCGCTTAATTCATCCCATAATTTCTTAATAATGAAAGTCTCTTCACTAGCCATTCTAATATCCCCCCTTCTGATAGGATTTGTATTTTAGCATTTTCTATCCACCATAATAGATAGTGATTTTTGGAAGATTCATCTCTATCTATTATGGTGGAAATGGAAGATCGATACAGAAATATGAAGCAACTTACAGAAAAACCAGGGACACAGGGCAACAGGCTTGAGTTTACTAGAGCGGGTCGTTGTCTTCTATACTTTTGGGCAAATACTATATGATATCTGCATTTTGTATGTGCTAAACTCCTGTTATCCATTTTGATGATCCTCCTTTGTTGAGTCATGCGGTCGGCAAGCTTGCATTCATTCTAACAAAAGGAGGGTCTTTTTTTCTACTCATAACTGTAAGCTTTTTGGAACCATACGCCTAGCGCGTGGTTTTCAATATACAACAAGAAAGCCTTCAAGGTTAATGCCCTTGAAGGCTTGAATTTATTGATAGTTGGTGTGCCTGGAGCGATTCGAACGCCCGACCCACGCCTTAGAAGGGCGTTGCTCTATCCAGCTGAGCTACAAGCACATATATTTTTATTGAAACAAATGGAGCGGGTGAAGGGAATCGAACCCTCGTAACTAGCTTGGAAGGCTAGCGCTCTACCATTGAGCTACACCCGCATATAACATGAAACTAATTTGATGGTCGGAGCGGCAGGATTCGAACCTGCGACCCCCTGGTCCCAAGCCAGGTGCTCTACCAAGCTGAGCCACGCCCCGTTAATCACATTATCTATTATACCGCAGTGTCAGTAGTTTGTCAACATCTTTTTTAAAAATGTTTTCTTTCTTCCACTCATAAATTAATTGTAATCAAGTTTTGTCTTGATCACCGCTAACTCACTTAACTATAATAACATAATGACTTTATTATGTCAAGAACCTTGTAAAAGAAAAATCTACATTGTATCCAAGGATACAATGTAGATTTTCTTCTCACCTTACAGCTTATTTATTAAATAAGCTCTTCAGTGCTTGCTTGTTTGTATCACGATTCAGTTTTGCGATATACTCAGTCAATTTAATCTCTTTCGGACATGCTTTTACGCAGTTTTGGCTATTACCGCAACTTGCTAAACCGCCCTTTTCCATCAATGCATCCAAGCGTTCTTCTTTCTGATATTCGCCAATTGGGTGGAGATTAAAGAGATGTGCTTGTGCAATAGGAGCAGGCCCAATGAACTCAGAGCCTTGATTTACATTTGGACAAGCATGCATGCAGCATCCGCAAGTCATGCAACGAGAAATTTCATAAGCGGTAGTTGCAGTTTTTGGATTCTGACGCGGAGCATCATTATGAACTTCCCAGGTTCCATCTACATCTACCCAGCCGTGTATGCGTTTTAAACTATCAAACATTACCGAACGGTCAATCGCAAGGTCACGGATAACAGGGAAAGTTCTAGCAGCACTCAAACGAATTGGTTGTTCTAGATGATCAATTAGAGCAGCACAAGCCTGTTGTGCTTTACCGTTGATGACCATCATGCAAGCTCCACAAACTTTTTCCAGACAATTACATTCCCAAACAACAGCAGTTGTCTTTTTGCCGTCTTTTGTAACAGGGTTCTTTTGAATCTCCATAAGAGATGCAACAACATTAAGCGCAGGACGATAGTCAACTTCAAATTCTTCTGTATAGGGTTGGGAATTAGGACCATCTTGTCTTTCTATGATAAAATGTACTTTTTTCTTTGTTTCTGCCATTATTATCTACCTCCTTCTTACTCTTTCTTAGCAACAGCATAGTTACGAGGACGCGGTTTAACCAATGAATGATCAAAATCATCATAACTGATCTTAGGCTCTGCTGTTGCCTGGTCATACTCAGCAACTGTTATTTTCATGAAGCGTTCGTCATCACGGGTTGGAAATTCGCGCTTGTAGTGAGCCCCACGGCTTTCATCACGCATACGTGCTGCTTTTGTTACAACTAAAGCGTAAATAATCATATTGCGGAGCTGTCTTGCGAACATACCTTCTTGGTTTGCCCAGTTTGCTTTATCGACTATACCGATATTATCCCAACGTTTAAGAATTTTCTTTACTTCATCGAAACAATAATCAAGGTCTTTGTTCACACGTTCAATGGTGACGTATTGGTTCATTAAATCACCAAGTTCATGGTGAAGTTCATGCGCATTTTCCGATCCATTCATTTTTAAAATAGCATCATATTCTTCTTGGCATTCTTTTGCTGCATTTGCTAACTCTTCATCAGTAAGTTCTGAACCTTTTTCTCCTTCTTTAGCCCAGCGCATAGCTTCCGGACCTGAAACAGTACCAGAATAAGCAGCGGAAAGAAGTGAGTTTGCACCAAGACGGTTTGCACCGTGGTATTGATAGTCACATTCACCAGATGCCATAAGACCAGGAATGTTTGTGTTATGTTTTGTATCTACCCAGATACCGCCCATGGAATAATGAACGGAAGGATAAATTTGCATTGGAACTTTACGTGGGTCATCGCCAACGAATTCCGAATAAATTTCCAAAATGCCGCCTAATTTACGTTCAAGATAATCTGCTGGAATATGGGAAAGATCAAGATATACTTTGTTTTCACCATTGATACCAAGTTTTTGATTTACGCATACATCGTAAATAGCACGAGATGCTACGTCACGAGGTACAAGGTTACCATATGCAGGATACATTTCTTCCAAGAAGTACCATGGTTTACCATCTTTATAAACCCAAACTCGTCCGCCTTCACCACGGCAAGCTTCAGACATCAAGCGGTTTTTATCGGAACCAGGAATAGCTGTTGGATGAATCTGAATAAATTCAGGGTTACCAATAAGAGCGCCTTGCTGATATACGGCAGATACTGCTGAACCATTGCAGATTGTCGAAGCAGTACATCTACCGAATACCATACCAGGACCGCCTGTTGCAAGGATAACCGTATCAGCACGGAAAGCTCTGATTTCCATAGAATTCATGTCTTGTGCTACAATACCGCGGCAAACGTTTTCTTTATTTTTAATAATTTTAATGAATTCCCAGAATTCATATTTCTTAACAGCACCTTTAACTTCCCAAGCACGAACTTGTTCGTCAAGTGCATAAAGAAGTTGCTGACCTGTTGTGGAACCAGAAAACAAAGTACGTTTATTTTTCTGACCACCAAAATTACGAAGGTCAAGTAAACCTTCTGGTGTACGAGTAAATGTAACACCCATACGATCGAACATTTTAATTAATTTTGGAGCGGCTTCACACATGCCTTTTATTGCAGTCTGGTCAGCAAGGAAGTCACCACCATAAACAGTATCATCAAAGTGTTCATGGACAGTATCATTTTCACCCTTTGTATCCATACAAGCATTCATACCGCCTTGTGCACAAAGGGAATGAGAACGTTTTACGGGGCAATACGAGAATAATTCTACTTCTCCGCCAGCTTCACAAATTTTAAGTGTTGCCATGAGGCCGGATAAACCGCCGCCAACAACTATAATTTTCTTTTTCACTAAGCTCTCTCCTTACTTTAAATTATTTCACAAAATGTGTAAGAGCTGTAAGTCCTACACTAGAGATGAGTACAAATAATGCCATAGTTGCAATGCTTACGATACGTTGTCCACGTGGTCCTGCAACAATGCCCCAAGTAATTGAAAAACCCCATAAACCATTGGTAAAATGGAAAACGGATGATAATAGTCCAATTACATATAAAGCAAAAGTTAAAGGATCAGACAATACTTTATGCATAAAGTCGTAGCCAATCAGATGACCACCCATTGCCTTGCCGACAATACGTAAAGTCCATACGTGCCATATAATAAAAACAAAGGCAATATAGGCAGTTATACGTTGTAAGTAGAACATCCAGTTGTTCCAATACCCATACTGAGTAGGATTATTTTTCGCTTTCAGAGCATATACCACACCTAATATACCGTGGAATGCGATAGGCAAGCCGATAGCGATAATTTCAATTGGAACCAAAAACGGCATAGAGGCAAGTGCCGCTACTGACTTATCAAAGTTAGCTGGCCCCCCAATTACTGTTGAAACAGTAAATATATGCTCCAATAAAAATGCACCGATTGCGACAACACCTGAAAGAGAATGAATACGACGGATCCAAAAATCAAAATTGTTCATGCTTTTACCTCCTGTAATATTTACATAGTTGACATATAAGATTGCCAACATACTGTACAAATAATGCTATTTCGACGCTAGTTTGGTTTTTCCTTCAACGGTTTTATAGAAATGTGAAATTATTCGCAAATAATCATTTCCAATTACTGAAGTTTTATTAATATTGCGGGAGCACCTTAGTAGCTACTTGCAACACCGCAGGTATCCACTAAGGTACTCCCGCAATAAAAAATTTTAAAAGGCGCTAACGACAGTTAGCTTGTCCTAGTACAAACCGATATATTTACTTACAATAGCAATTACTACTATATTTTGCGGTAAGGTTTTTGACCTTCTTCATAATAATTGTTGCCATCACAGTCAATCGCTACGATTGCAGGGAAATCTTCCACAGTTAGTTTAGCTAATGCTTCTGCACCTAGCTCAGGATATGCTAACACTTCATAAGCTTTAATGGTTTTTGCGATCAATGCTGCTGCTCCGCCAATGGCTACCATGAAAACAGTACTGTTCTTTTTCATAGCTTCCACGACTTCAGGAGAGCGATAGCCTTTACCAATCATACCACTAAGACCTTGTTCGATCATTTGTGGTGTATATTTGTCCATGCGACCAGCAGTGGTCGGACCAGCTGAACCAATAGGATCTCCAGGTTTAGCTGGAGTAGGTCCTAGATAATATACAATCTGATTTGTAAAATCTACAGGTAATTTCTCACCACGATCTAATGCTTCTGTCATAACCTTATGGGCTGCATCACGGGCACTAAATATAGTTCCAGTAATTAGAACACTATCACCAGCTTTTAAGGAACGAGCCATTTCTTTTGTTAATGGAGTGGTAATACGTTTTACTTCTGCCATTTTATCTACACCTCCTACAGTTCAACTTCAGCATGCCTTGTGGCATGGCAGTTAATATTAACAGCAACTGGTAATCCAGCAATGTGGGTAGCAAAATATTCAACATTTACTGCCAATGCAGTCGTTACGCCACCTAAGCCTTGAGGCCCTACACCCGTTTTATTAACCATTTCCAGCAGCTCTTCTTCTAATTTAGCATAATCAGGATTTTCATTACGTTTATTCACAGAACGTAATAACGCTTTTTTTGCTAATATTGTGGATTTTTCCATAGTGCCACCAATACCAACACCTATGACCATCGGAGGACAGGCGTTAGGACCAGCTGTCTTCACTGTATCAAGAACGACTTTTTTCACACCTTCAACGCCATCAGCAGGTACGAGCATTTTTAAAGCACTCTTATTTTCGCTACCGAAACCTTTAGGTGCTAATTTAATCTTAACTTTGTCACCAGGAACAATGCTAGTATGTAAAATAGCAGGGGTATTGTTGGTTGTATTTTTACGGTTAAATAAAGGTTCGCCAACAACTGATTTACGTAAATAGCCTTCTGTATAGCCTTTGGCAACACCAGCATTTACTGCCTCTTCCAAACTGCCACCTACGAAATGAACATCTTGTCCTACTTCCATAAATACTACTGTCATCCCTGTATCTTGACAGATAGGTCTTTGTTCATTTTTAGAAATATTAGCATTTTCCACTAGTTTCCCAATAATTTCTTTACCAAGGGCTGATTCTTCTTTTCTTCCAGCTGACACTAACGCATCATAAACGTCCTCGGATAAATAATAGCAAGCATCCATGCACATCTTTGCTATCGCCTGAGTAATTTGCTCTACCTCAATTGTACGCATGCTCATCCCCCTATTCTAATATACAAGTGTATTATATCACAAACTTTTCAGGTAAACCACTTAATTGCTATGATAAGATAAAATTTATAGAATATTTGCGTTATGTAATTTCTACCATAGCAACGAAGAAATGTTTAACTTCCATGGCTACCTGGCAGCATTTTGACCAATGTCACTTAAATATTACAAATTTGCGGTCAAAAAGTACTACCACTACAGTAAGTATCCCTTTTGACCGCAAATATAATTCATCATATCATCTAGTTATTTTAAAAATTGTTTACCTGCAATACCTGGTTGTGTCATTTCACCTGGCGATAAAATAATTTCTAATTGATCTGCGGTAAGTAACTTTTTAGAAATAACTAACTCTCTAACAGAAGCTCCTGTTTTTAACGCCTCTTTTGCAATAATTGAAGATTGTTCATAACCGATATGAGGTAATAATGCGGTAACAATGCCAACACTCTTATCAATCATTTCACGGCAACGTTCTTCATTGGCTTCAAGATCTTTCACACATTTGTAATTAAAAGTATTAATTACATTCGTTAAGATCGTTAAGGAATTAAAAAGATTATATGCCATTACTGGCTCCATAACATTAAGTTCAAACTGTCCATTTTCTACAGCCTGGCTAATAGCCAAATCATTGCCCATAACTTGATAAGCTACTTGGTTCACAGTTTCGGGAATAACAGGATTTACTTTCCCAGGCATAATGGAAGACCCAGGTTGTTTCGCCGGCAAGGATAGTTCCCCTAATCCACAACGCGGACCTGATGCCATAAGCCTAATATCATTAGCAATTTTACAGAATGCTAACGCAGTGACCTTTAAGGCACTTGAAAACTCAGCAATTTGATCTGTATTTTGGGTAGCATCCACTAAATCAATGGCTGATTGAATCTCTTCACCTGTTAGCTTAGAAAGTTCTTCTACTACATATTTAATATATTCAGGTTCTGCATTTAGACCCGTACCAACTGCCGTAGCTCCCATATTTACAAAATGCATATTCCGCACATTTTCTTTAACCCTTTTAACCGCACGCTTTGTGGCTTGCGCATAGGCGTAAAACTCCTGACCTAAAGTAATGGGCACAGCATCTTGCAAATGAGTACGTCCCATTTTTAAAATATGATTAAAGCTATCACCTTTTGCTGTAAAGGTAGCTTCCATTTCTTCTAACGCAGCAATTAGTTTTTTTGCTTTTGTAATTGTACAAATACGCATAGCTGTTGGCATTACGTCGTTTGTAGATTGAGCCATATTTACATGATTATTAGGTGAAATCAGAGCATAATCCCCTTTTTTCTCACCTAAGATTTCAAGGGCACGATTGGCAATTACTTCGTTGGCATTCATATTCATGGATGTACCTGCTCCACCTTGAATACAATCAACGACGAATTGGTCATGTAATTTGCCTGCAATGATTTCTTCTGCAGCTTGTACGATGGCATTACCAATTCTGCTAGGCATACGTCCAGTTTTCATATTCGCTTTGGCCGCTGCCGCCTTTACAATACCAAAGGAAATGATAAAATCATCATTTAATCTATGTCCAGTAATCACAAAGTTTTCTAATGCTCTAGTTGTTTGTACTCCGTAATAAACTTCATCTTTTATTTCAATTTCGCCAAGAAAATCATGCTCTAAACGCACAATACAGCACCTCCACTAGTTTTTTCACCTTATTATAGCATGGCCTATGTATTTTGTATACAATATTCTTTCAATTCGTTACAAAATTCATTCTATTCTAATAAGAGAAAATAACCTTCTCAATGTCGTGATGCACTGGCTTTTATTTTCTCTATAATTTGGGTGGCTGCCGGTGAACGTAAATACTGATAGGTAGTCTCAGGTACTAAAGTTCTTATTTCTTCCCATCCATCTTGTCTGATAAGCTCCCGCACTCTAGAGGCACTTACAACACTGCCTTGAATGGCAATCCTTGGCATTTCGAGCACATCAATATGATAAGTTGGTAAAATAGAGAGCATTGCTTCATTATATGCTCTTGTTACCGCACAATAAGGTTCATCTCCCACATACCGGCGGGTAATGCCCATAGCTGGCGCTATATATTGAGCAAATACAGTAACATCGAGTCTAGTTTGCGCTGTTACCGTTTCATCTCCCCTTGTAAAGTAACCAGGGAAGGTTGCGGCAGATACAATATATTTACCGCCAGGAATAACCATTATATTATCATAAGCAGCCAATCCTTCCTTTACCAAGCGAAAGCGAACATCAAAAGGAAACAAGGAACCTTCCTCACTTACTACCAATACAATAACAGCTGCATTTTCTTTGGCTGCTTTTGCAATGACTGCCTGATGCCCTAAAGTAAAAGGATTACAATTTACCACTAAAGCTGCCCGATTTCCTGCAGGTAAATTGGCCACCTGAGCAGCCAATTCCTTGCAATAGGTAGTAATTGATCCAATACCAGATTCCAATAGGACTGCGAAAGGCAGAGCCCTAGCGATTTCCTTGAAACCTAATTCTTTAAACAAATGTGCTTTGTCCGGTTTGGTGAAAATGAAGTAGTGATAAATGCCACGCCGTCCAGCTTCCTGCATTAAATGACTGATTACTGCTGATGTCAAACCCTCTCCCTGCAGGGATTCGTCAATGGCGATATTTCTCAATATTTCTCCTGACAAAGAACCTGTAGCTACGATCTTATCTTCTTTATATAAAGCCATAGTATAATCTACTTTTTCGTTAAAAGTCAGTGAAAACCGGGATAAGAATTCCCTTACAGCGGTAACCTGTCTATCATTATTGAGGTTAATCACTCGCTCTTCTATATTACCCCATAACATAATTAGGCCTCCACTTGACGCACAACATCAATAATTGTGCCATCACGATACTCTACCACCGCAACAATATTTTCTCCAGTTTTTAAGTTTTTAGGTGTTCCTGCTATTTTCTCGGCTAATTGTTTTAGTTCGCTTATATCTTTAACAGGTAGGCCAGCCGCAACTAACCTTTCTCTTAGATCGACTCTTCTAGGATTGACAGCCACACCCCGTTCTGTAACAAGGATGTCAATGGTCTCACCAGGCGTAGTAGCAGTCAGCACTTTATCCACAATAATCGGCAGACGACCACGCAATAAGTTCGCCACAACAATAGTTACTTTTGCACCAGCTGCCGCATCCGCATGACCACCTGAGCCCCCCATAATGACACCATCAGAACCAGTAACTACATTTACATTAAAATCAGTATCCATTTCAGTAGCGCCTAAGATTACCACATCTAGCTTATTAACGGCACAACCTGCATTAAAAGGGCTGGCATAAAAATCTGCACCAACTTCCAAGTGGTTTGGATTTTCTGCTATCGAACGAATGGCTTCTAAGTCAAAACCTTGAACATCCATTAGTTTTTTGAATAAGCCTTTTTCCAGCATATCTACCATATAGCCTGTAATACCACCTAAGGCAAAACTACCTACAATATTATCTTTTTCCATCATTTTGCGTACAATAGAAGCTGTTGCTAAAGAAGCACCACCTGCTCCTGTTTGGAAGGCGAAACCATCTTTCAAAAGCCCAGTAGCTTGAATGACTTTTGCTGCTGTTTCCGCAATTTTAAGTCCAACTGGATCTTTGGTAATGCGAGTTGTGCCCGATACAATCCCCTTTGGATCACCAACACAATCAACTTTTACTACATAATCTACCCGGGTTTGTGGTATTGAAATAGGGGACAAAGGATATTCGCCGAGAAAATCCGTAACAGCCACTACATGATCTGCATATTGGGCATCAGGAAATGCATAGCCTAATGATCCACAAGCGGCAGGTCCTTGCACACCATTCAAATTTCCGTATTCATCCGCTGCAGGTGCAGCAATAAAAGCGACATCGATTTTAAGCTGCCCACTCTCAATGGCCCTTCCACGTCCGCCATGGGTGCGCAATATTACTGGTTTTTCAAATAAACCGCGAGATACTGCCTGTGCGACTGGACCGGACATATAGTTGGTATCTAGTGCCGTTACAACACCATTTTTTACATGTTCAATCATCGGAGCATGAACAGGGAAAACAGAACTTAACGCCACTTTCAGATTTTTTAATCCTAACTGGGCAGCCGTTGCTAATACCATATTAACAACTCCATCTCCATTTCTAAAATGGTGATGGAAAGATAATGTCATACCGTCTGTTACTGGTATCTTTTTAAATACTTCTACTAAATTATCTACTAGTTTATTATCTGTAGGGCGCACACCTTTGACACTAGGTGCTTGCCTATTCATGTCTGGCTTTGTAGCAAAGGCACCCGCAAAAGGTTTAATTTTTCCAATGCCGGGAATATTTTCAGGTATTTCACGTCCAATTGCATTTTTCATTATTTTACCTCCTCAATCAAACCTAAAAGCCGTGCCAAATGTAAAATACGCTCTGCACGATTCACGATAGGTAAATCAACCATCTTACCATTCAAAGAAGCTACACCAGATCCTTCAGCTTCCGCTTTACGAATGGCGTGGATGACTTGCTCAGCCCAGTCAATGTCACTCATACTAGGATTAAAGACATTGTGAATTGTATCAATTTGCCTAGGATTAATGGACAATTTCCCTTTAAAACCAAGACTTTTAGCTAGTTTAGTATCAGCAAGTAATCCTTTCTCATCGTTAGCATCTGTGTAGGGAGTATCAATGGATTGAATCCCTGCAGCAGCTGCCGCATTAATCACAAGGGTACGTGCTGTAAAAATTTCATTTCCTTCTCTGGTACGCATAGCACCTAAGCCTGCCGTGTAATCTTCTGCTCCTAGGGATAGAGCAACCACTCGCTTATCCGCCTTCGCAATCGAATAGGCTTCGGCAATCCCACAAGGTGTTTCTAATAAAGCAATAATTTTTACTGGAGTCTGCCCTGGTTTTTCTACTGCCGCAATCATGGACACTACTTGATGAATATCTGCTGCACTTTCTACCTTAGGCACTAATATTGCATCAGGACAACAAGGAACAATTGCTTTAATATCTTCGGCAGCAAAAGTATCTAACGGATTAATCCGAACCACCTTTTCGCTAGT
This window encodes:
- a CDS encoding aspartate ammonia-lyase; protein product: MRLEHDFLGEIEIKDEVYYGVQTTRALENFVITGHRLNDDFIISFGIVKAAAAKANMKTGRMPSRIGNAIVQAAEEIIAGKLHDQFVVDCIQGGAGTSMNMNANEVIANRALEILGEKKGDYALISPNNHVNMAQSTNDVMPTAMRICTITKAKKLIAALEEMEATFTAKGDSFNHILKMGRTHLQDAVPITLGQEFYAYAQATKRAVKRVKENVRNMHFVNMGATAVGTGLNAEPEYIKYVVEELSKLTGEEIQSAIDLVDATQNTDQIAEFSSALKVTALAFCKIANDIRLMASGPRCGLGELSLPAKQPGSSIMPGKVNPVIPETVNQVAYQVMGNDLAISQAVENGQFELNVMEPVMAYNLFNSLTILTNVINTFNYKCVKDLEANEERCREMIDKSVGIVTALLPHIGYEQSSIIAKEALKTGASVRELVISKKLLTADQLEIILSPGEMTQPGIAGKQFLK
- the citC gene encoding [citrate (pro-3S)-lyase] ligase, yielding MLWGNIEERVINLNNDRQVTAVREFLSRFSLTFNEKVDYTMALYKEDKIVATGSLSGEILRNIAIDESLQGEGLTSAVISHLMQEAGRRGIYHYFIFTKPDKAHLFKELGFKEIARALPFAVLLESGIGSITTYCKELAAQVANLPAGNRAALVVNCNPFTLGHQAVIAKAAKENAAVIVLVVSEEGSLFPFDVRFRLVKEGLAAYDNIMVIPGGKYIVSAATFPGYFTRGDETVTAQTRLDVTVFAQYIAPAMGITRRYVGDEPYCAVTRAYNEAMLSILPTYHIDVLEMPRIAIQGSVVSASRVRELIRQDGWEEIRTLVPETTYQYLRSPAATQIIEKIKASASRH
- the citF gene encoding citrate lyase subunit alpha, which produces MKNAIGREIPENIPGIGKIKPFAGAFATKPDMNRQAPSVKGVRPTDNKLVDNLVEVFKKIPVTDGMTLSFHHHFRNGDGVVNMVLATAAQLGLKNLKVALSSVFPVHAPMIEHVKNGVVTALDTNYMSGPVAQAVSRGLFEKPVILRTHGGRGRAIESGQLKIDVAFIAAPAADEYGNLNGVQGPAACGSLGYAFPDAQYADHVVAVTDFLGEYPLSPISIPQTRVDYVVKVDCVGDPKGIVSGTTRITKDPVGLKIAETAAKVIQATGLLKDGFAFQTGAGGASLATASIVRKMMEKDNIVGSFALGGITGYMVDMLEKGLFKKLMDVQGFDLEAIRSIAENPNHLEVGADFYASPFNAGCAVNKLDVVILGATEMDTDFNVNVVTGSDGVIMGGSGGHADAAAGAKVTIVVANLLRGRLPIIVDKVLTATTPGETIDILVTERGVAVNPRRVDLRERLVAAGLPVKDISELKQLAEKIAGTPKNLKTGENIVAVVEYRDGTIIDVVRQVEA
- a CDS encoding CoA ester lyase; the protein is MDLRRSMLFIPGNNPGMLQNGGVFGADSVILDLEDAVAPMEKDAARFLIAHALQTVDYGTSEKVVRINPLDTFAAEDIKAIVPCCPDAILVPKVESAADIHQVVSMIAAVEKPGQTPVKIIALLETPCGIAEAYSIAKADKRVVALSLGAEDYTAGLGAMRTREGNEIFTARTLVINAAAAAGIQSIDTPYTDANDEKGLLADTKLAKSLGFKGKLSINPRQIDTIHNVFNPSMSDIDWAEQVIHAIRKAEAEGSGVASLNGKMVDLPIVNRAERILHLARLLGLIEEVK